In Cryptococcus decagattii chromosome 1, complete sequence, the sequence tccttctcccatccccaccTCTCGGGTCTACACCTGATCTCTCCCTACCATATCACACGGTCCTCGCCATAACGCCGCTCTTCTGATGCTCGTGGCACAACTCTGCCGATCAAACAACCACGTGCTCGCGTTATCACCGCTCTATCCCCCATCCAAACAACCACTGTAATAATCCCGATTATACAGGCTGTTGCTGTCCTCAAGGGTGACTCTTCCGTCACCGGTGTTATCACCTTCACccaggagaaggagggtgCTCCCGTTACCGTTTCTGGTGACGTAAGTCGTTTGATTTCTAATAGGGTAACCATGTTTGCTGACTTTTGGTAATCACCGATTAGATCAAGAACCTCGACGTCAACGCCGAGCGAGGCTTCCACGTCCACGAATTTGGAGACAACACCAACGGCTGTACCTCTGCCGGTCCCCACTTCAACCCCCACGGCAAGAACCACGGTGCTCCCTCTGACTCTGAGAGGCACGTTGGTGACCTCGGTATGTGCCCCGTGTCTCATCTCAGTGACGTTGCATTTGCTGACTGTATATACATAGGTAATGTCAAGACTGACGGCAACGGTGTTGCTTCCGTCAACATTTCCGGCAAGTGTTTACGTCCTATTTAACTTTTACCGTACAATGCTAAAATTAAACCTCTACAGACAAGAGCCTCTCCCTCTTTGGCCCTTACTCCATCATTGGCCGAACCATCGTCGTCCACGCCGGTACTGACGATTTCGGAAAGGGCGGCAACCCCGAGTCCCTCAAGACTGGTAACGCCGGTGCCCGTGCTGCCTGCGGTGTCATGTAAGTCTAGTTACCTATCGATGCTACCATTCAATGCTAATGTATTCGCAGTGGTATCTCCAGCTAAGCGCATCATTCGTGTTTGTGCCTGAAACAAATAAAGGGGAAGAGCATTCTAATGAATTTGGGGTTTTGAGATGAAGCAATGAAAGATGCATATGACTGAAACAGATTTGTTTGGTTTGCGAACAATACTAATAGCACATGGTGAAACGCAAGCTTGAGGACGTTTTCCACACTGCATGAGCACAAACGCAGACTTTGCATGATACAGTACAAGTAGTCGAAACGGAGCATAGAATCAAGAGTACAAGGATAAGAACAAACCTTCCGGCATTAAAGGGTCAGACCGTGTATAACAACCGTCCCTATAATAACAAGGATTGTGGTTGCCGGACGGCAGAAGTCACGATCCATCGCATCAACCCAGGTTCTTTGTGAACACGGGGCGCGAGGTTCAGGTCTCTGCAACCGAGGAGTATCATCATTTTTTAATGAATtggaaggatgaggagaagacaACTTGGTGGAATCGGGGTGAGCGTTATATAGGAGGAAGCATGTAAGGCCGGATAATGCCGAGGTCAATGTGGGTGTGGCAGAATGGGAGTTAGCGGCGAGTTGATTATTCTCAttgtcttcctcgtccaccAGAGACAAATTCAATCTTATCCTGTACATCCCAAAAAAACTCATCTATAGAGAGTCAACCGTTTCTCAAGACTCAGCTATACATTTGAAAGGCCCATAGCAAGCCATATACAAttcgagaagaagggaaaaaaagcAACTGCAGCAACACAAATCAATCCCGCCTTTCAAAACCATGTCCGCTATCAACGACCCTATTGCGGCAGCTTCTTCCGGACCTTCAGAGCCCATCCAAGAAGTCCAAGTGGATGTCACCAAGCTCACTGCTTTGAGCCCCGAAGTCATTTCCAAGCAGGCTACCGTATGTCGTTTTCCCTACTCGTGGCCCCGTTAGCTACCGGGACATGTTCAGGAAGTttggaaaaagaggaaatgaaGGAATGTGCGCTGATGAGTCATTCGCCATGGGCGTTTAACAGATCAACATTGGTACCATTGGTCATGTCGCGCACGGTAAATCTTCAACTGTCCGAGCCATCTCGGGAGTTCAGACCGTTAGATTCAAGAACGAGTTGGAACGAAATATTACCATCAAGCTCGGTTACGCCAATGCCAAGGTATGTCGTTGGTATGCTGATTGAGAGCAAGTATGTGGTAGTAGAGAGGACCAGGCGAGATGAAGGATGTGTAAAAGATCATAGGCAGAAGATTATATTTACTGGAGGGAACGTTGTGGTGGTGGCGAAAGCAGAGCCCCAATGTTTCTCGTGGCTTTCCTCTATGCAAGAGTTATGAGCTGACAAAAACACAGATCTACAAATGCCAAAACCCCGATTGCCCCCCTCCCTCCTGCTTCAAATCTTACCCTTCCAGCAAAGAGGCTCACCCCAAATGTGAAAGGCCAGGATGTGATGGACGGATGGACTTGCAGAGGTGTGTTCCTGTCGTTTCCTTGTATCGCGCAGCAATTCTGACGCCTTGACTTTGTTAGACACGTCTCCTTTGTCGACTGTCCCGGTCACGATATTCTGATGGCCACTATGCTTACTGGTGCTGCCGTCATGAACGGTGCTCTGCTCCTTATCGCTGGTAATGAATCTTGTCCCCAGCCTCAAACAGGTGAACATCTTGCTGCCCTCGAAATCATTGGTGTCGACCCCAAGAACATTGTCATTTTGCAAAACAAGATGGATTTGGTTAGGGAAAGTGAAGCTATGGAGCACTGCGAGAGTATCAAGAAGTTTGTTGAGGGTATGTTTTCGTTTTTGGCTCGAGTCAGCCCGCCCCAAAAGATAAGAGCTAATTATTTACGCAGGTACTACCGCTCGTCTCGCCCCCATCATCCCTGTCTCCGCCCAGCTCAAATTCAACATTGACGCCGTCGTCGCCGCTATCTGCAACATTGCCCCTCCCAACTATGACTTTAGTGCCGACCCCCGTATGGTCGTTATCCGATCGTTTGATGTTAACAAGCCTGGTGCCGGTGTCGACGAGTTGAAGGGTGGTGTCGCTGGTGGTAGTATCTTGCAAGGTGTCTTCAAGGTTGGCCAAGAAGTCGAGATCCGACCTGGTCTTATTACCAGGGACGCTAACGGTGTCTGCACTTGCCGACCTTTGCGATCTCGTATCGTCTCCCTCCACGCCGAGCAGAACCACCTCCAATTTGCCGTTCCCGGTGGTCTTATCGGTGTCGGTACCCTCGTTGACCCTGCTCTCTGTCGTGCCGACAGATTGCTCGGTATGGTCATGTCTTCGGTTGGCAAGGGCCCATCCATCTACGTCGAAATCCGAGCAGAGGTCTTCTTGCTCCGTCGATTGCTTGGTGTCAAGACAGACGACAGCAAAAAGGCCAAGGTTGGCAAGCTTGTCGTTGGTGAGACCTTGTTCGTCAACATTGGGGCGAGTCAAACTGGGGGTAGGATCACAGCGGTAAAGGGTGGTGATGTCTCGATCGCATTGACAACACCGGCGTGCTGTGAGAAGGGCGAGAAGATTGCTTTGAGTAGGCGAATTGACAAGCACTGGAGATTGATTGGTTGGGGTAAGGTCAGGAGCGGAGGTACATTGTGTGAGGTCGTGGACCCCGAGTAGATAAAATCTATAGAATGTAGCAGTGATCATAAGGGGCGGGTTCGTAGTTTTtatttcctttttcctctcaATTCGCATTATGGCATGCAATTTTGTCTAGTTTACATTTAGTTCTACAGTTATACAACCCTGGCCCTGATCTATCTGGTCAAAACCTGCAAAACTAAAGAATCAACCCTAGTAGGTCTTCTTCGTTaccaccagcagcaacGTCTCCTCCTTTGTGTGCTGCACTTGCGACATTCGACATCTCAGCCACCACTTGATCTGCAGTGTCGTCGGCAAGATATATAGACGTCCCGTTTCGCACACCTTGAGAAAGGATGCGAGATTCTACAGTGTCCATTGTGGCATAACTGTGATACAAGTGCTCAGTGATGTATTCAGGAAATCGGCAAACAGGAACGTACCAGAATACAGAAGTTTCCTTTTCTTGACCCAGTCGATCAACACGTCCGATAGCTGCAGGAAGCGTTAGCCAGAGGCCCAATCAGCCCAAATAACCATGACATACCTTGTAACTCGAAGCTATGTCTCAAGACTGGTTCAAGGAGATGAATAACACGACAGCTTGTCAAAGTCAAGCCAGAGCTACGATATAAGACGAAATTTCAGCTTTGCTTATTTCGTTGAAAACGTCGCGTACCTTTCTCGTTCGGCATGAAGTAAAAACACGGATATGCTCTCGTTTTTGAGAAACTGATCGACAACAtccttttgctttttgcCTTGATCAAAAGACGCAAACGAAATGCCATTGAGCCGGAGAGCCTGCATGACGACTGCAGCGGATCATGGTCAGCATGTCTATGCATCAAAAAAGTAGATAGGGGTTCATACTGTTGAGAGAGTCAGACCAGTTAGAGAAGATGACATGTCGCGCTATTCGTAATTGTCAGCAAAACTTTATGGAAGGCAGACAGATGGATTACATACCATCAGGTTCCGTTGATTTGTAGTACAGAAGGTGCTTGATCAAAAAGTTAATCTACAGGGCCTTAgttccttttctttccttggAAAAGATAGTGAAACCTACCTTCGAGCCGTATTCACCCATCATATCCATCATCATGACggcccttcttctttccacgTCCATCATTCGCAGCTTTTCAAGATCTGCAGCCCTTCTCATCTGCTCCTGTTCCTCTGGCGTTATGTCCTCCTCTGCCTCATTTAGGGGGACAGAGACGGCAGGGGCAAGTGTTTGCACTGAGGTATGATGTTGCTTGCCGGATGGATCAGCCGCTTCCACTCTTGAAgtgttgagcttgatgcGCTGGACCTCTTTGTCGCTGACTATTGCCCCATAATCAGGTTACAATCTCCTGATTATTCAGTATTGCACTCACTTTTTATTCGACATGATGGGCATTTCCTCCCACCCGGTGTCTTTCGGTACTCTCGGTAGCATGACTGGCCAAGCACTTAGTGCCACTCTCAGAATATGAGGGGATAACTCACCAAGCAGAAGTAATGGCCGCACTGAAGCAGAACAGCCTCGTTGTCATCAGATGAACCGAAGCAGATGATGCAGTCCTCTCTgatgtcttcttcttcgtgCTGTTTTGTACCAAGATAATGGAGGTATCGACCTTTTACAGCCATCTTGGCCAATTTCACCTCGAGCTCATTCACTTCTTTCGCAGCGGCGTGTATATCCTTGCCTAGGTCTTTAAATTCGGGCGCAGTAACCTATTCGGGCGTAAGAAAACGCAAAGAGAAAACATGAGGAAAAGTAGCTCACAGAGTCCGAGATCTCCTGTAAAGAGGCAAAGTAAACGACACGACGGTTGAAAGTTGCTCGGAACATGTCTAATTCCTTGTTGAGCTTTTCAACGAGCTCAGCTAATACCTATAGTTAGAGAAAAACCACATTAAAAAGGGCTTATAGGGCGTACTTTGTTCAGCGATATACTTTTTGAGCATGGAAGCCATGCTCTTAGCAATTTCTATCTCTTCATGTCTGTGTTGGCCATGCATGATAGCTACTTCGTCAGCGAAAGCAAAGCGACATAAACGCACCATTGAGGTCCATCAGCAGGCCTTTGAGGGGCCTTTCACAACCTTTGCTCATGCGAGCATCTCGGAAAGCCTGACGCTCTTTGAGAAGAACCGCCGCCTGTTCACCGATATCATGGGGTACGTTCGGCATTTCGACGTCGGTATTGGCATTCATGGCAGCCTGAGTATTTCGCTGTAAAATACTCAGTTAGGGAACAGTACCAGACTCTTTTGAGGCCGCTGAACTAACTTGCTTTGCGATTCGAGAATCATGAGCGGAAAGTAAACTTCTTGTCTCAGTCATGAATTCTGTTAGTTCGGTCAGCTTATACGAGGTCGGGGTCAATGGATAGATTGCACACCTTTGCGGTCAGCAACAGCTGCGGCGAACGCAATAAGATATGCCTCCACTATTTATCTTTAGCTCATTGAAACCCATTAAAGTCTTCGAACCCGACTTACCCTCGCCTTGAGCTTTCAATGCCTCCGCATAGTATTCGGCTTCAGGATTTTCAACTTCTTGACCTTGACCTTCGGGGACGTCTGTCGGGTCGACATCAATTGGCGAAGACAATAGGTCGATGATCTTTTTACGCCAATTGAAAACCAATAAGGCACTGTCACCTTGGTTTTAGCAACTTAACTCTCTTTCATATATCAAATACTGACTTGTCGTTCATAATCTTGAGCAGCGCATTAGCTTGCGATATTACATCCTGTGTCAAGATGccacctcttctcttcaaaTCCGTGGTCTGTAGTTCATTCACCTGAGCTACTGCTGGACCACGAGTTAAGGAGCCCTTTAGAAGGTCGACAGACATATTGGCAGTCTTTAGCGGCCGAGCGAGGATACTCTTTCGAATAGCATCTGCACGGGCGTATGCGTAAACTACGATGATCATCAGTATGTTGGTGTGATCCTAACATGAACGATCGAGgccttcaccttctttttcctcctctttctgcACATGCCACACATCACCCTCAAAGAACCAACATTGGTGAATGATAAGATCGAGTTCACGGATACTACTTTCTGGTCAGCTGAATATCCTTTGAAACGGTGACTCACGTGTGTTTAGCTGTTAGAATGGCAAGAGATCTCGCTTTTTCTTGTTGAGTTTGTTGTTTTTCTGAcatctcatcctcaaattgctcgtcctcttccttgtcatttccatcGCTCTCATCCAGCAATGCTTTTAGACGCTTTTGAGCAGGTTCCAAGTGGCTTTCTGCAGCAGCTCGAGCTCGCTCATAAAGCTAGGAAAATCAGCTAAAAAAATCTCACCAAGGATGACTCACTGCTAAGGCTTGAAGGTGGCGTAGGTCGTTCTGATCATCCATCACTGTAAGTTGAGCTTGACGGATCATCATTCGCATCTGTAACGACATCAGCCATTCGCGTAGTCCCTTTATTTCGTACGCACCTGCTGTCGAGCTTCGGAGGATGTCTCTTGTAAATGGTCGTCCCGCATTTTTTTCAGGGCCTCCGACATTGTCATCAAGGTCCTTCCCAATCTCAACCTTTGGTCTCCGCGCCCAGTGCCGGACTGCATCTGCCCTACCTGGATGTGTGTGCAAATCTGACGCAAGCTTCGAAGGACGATTTGGAACATGCCTCTATCCAAAACCCAGTCATCTGGACGAGCTTCTCTGAAATTGgcaggaagatgaagcCTTTCACGAGCTCTTTCGAGGGTGTCATTGTAATAATGTAATTCAATCTCTGAAAGTTCGATGGGTACAACATATCGGGACTGGTGAGGCAAGTTGAACTCGCCAGATACTTCTTTCTTTATGGTTCGTACCGCGAGGCTGCGGAAAAGACTCTCGAATGCAGGTCGCATGGAGGACTGTTGCAGGCGATGCCATAGACGGTTATCATACGGAAGAATGGGTACGCGTAAGAACTTCAGGGAACCCATCAGATCTTTAATATCCGAACGTGCAGGTGTACCAGAAACTGCAAGAGAGTTTTTTCTTGGAATCAGAGAGACCATATTACTGCCTTCTTATTCAGCCTATGTTCCGAAAACAGGTCCTTATGGATGTCGAACTCACGCTGCGTCCGTTTGATCACCATGTAACTGAACTTCATCCATTATTACGCGCCACCATCTACTAGCAGTCAAAGTTTATTCAATGACGCTCATTTTATATCACTTACTCTACCATGACTAGGGGACTTCTGGGACGGTCGTTCAGTTGATAGTTTGCAGTAGACCTACGACTTCTTGCTGGGACGGGCAATGCAAACTTCAGGTCTTGAGAGACTGGTTGTCGTTAGGTATCAAAGAGTTGTAACATCGAGGACATGACAAAGACTTACGGTCCCTGGATTACGAGCATCAGTACAGGCAACCACACTGGGACCTCTTGGAATACTCACTGGTAAGTGGTAACGACGACGTCATGAGCCCTCACATAATCTACGAATTGTCTCTGAGTCACTTGTAATGttccctcctcctgctcatCGTCCTGATAATTTTCTTCGTCACTTTCCATTTTGATGGCAAGCCCATCATTACCCTTGGCGTACTTTCTCCTTGTCTGACCTCTGAATGCAGCGGCTTTACGCTTTTTTTGCTCCAACTCTTTGCGAGCACGTGCCTTGCGACGCGCATCACGCTGTTTCTCTACGCCCTGTTGCAAGGACTTCCAGCCCTCATAGACACACACGCGGATTGTCGGAGCATGATATTGGATTTCAGCGACCCACTGTTTtaaaagggaaggaggcGTTACAATAAGAGTTGCCTAAGATCGAGATTAGTTTATAAGTTAACAGACGAATCACAAGATGCAACGTACTGCCACTTCGGTAACTTCCAGCTGGGAATGCTCGTCCCACGCTCGGCGCCCAGCAAAGGCAAtactctccttctcaacccATTCTTTTACTTCCAAGTCATGAAGGCCAGGCACGCCTGCCAACAAATTGATAACAGGCACTGGCCGATTGGCAGCTTGGGCATGTGCGTGAGACTGAGAAGTTCCAGTAGAAACAGAAGGAGTCATCGAAGGTATATTGCGAGGGGTAGAAAGGGGATGTCTATGTAAAGAGAGCAATGCAATGGCCTCGACAGTTTTGCCAAGACCTGGACTGAAATAAGCGATGGAATAAGTACCAATACTATTTATAACTTGCCCATTTCTTCACAAAGCATTGTGCCACGTATACCAGTGAGATCCAGCAAAG encodes:
- a CDS encoding superoxide dismutase [Cu-Zn]; the protein is MVKAVAVLKGDSSVTGVITFTQEKEGAPVTVSGDIKNLDVNAERGFHVHEFGDNTNGCTSAGPHFNPHGKNHGAPSDSERHVGDLGNVKTDGNGVASVNISDKSLSLFGPYSIIGRTIVVHAGTDDFGKGGNPESLKTGNAGARAACGVIGISS